In Diachasmimorpha longicaudata isolate KC_UGA_2023 chromosome 7, iyDiaLong2, whole genome shotgun sequence, the following proteins share a genomic window:
- the LOC135164762 gene encoding uncharacterized protein LOC135164762, which produces MLSVLNAGLPSPAPPELMTARPLAKTTRCCQGVNWHFCLCEEPLSGRIDPGNTPFNQSEGSRVNQSRSFSTVTSPKIALSPFGLRCDNKYHIVLSSTYNETQTCFNSRFYKSRVSPYYLTQRNHNACDSWCPQPAQFLTPHLSPPPAPLNRPTGTNQIPHPTFWSFEPDRVSEVKNSGGFLCGTCRTRGKIHGQGTGKGTQLKRRSKLREACSSTQRCSTRTAPLYIRTLPYRRAMALPETTISLNRERGSWMARLHEELLDDDVGNITVNNLQSKLDMLESYWAKFETTHEKLVSASAKMEGAMDLPYFKDNVFKSAITHYHEARGLLTQLIDQKDGPSTSRRSMAAGTSQGNQSKRYLPGISLPNFTGRYSEWTSFRDLFNSLVSSNAELSNVERMHYLRTSLKHEPSRIISNLKIDDESFSTAWDILIKRYENKRLLTSAHLEQLLNPPHMTAHTSQQLNALLTTVTESLAALQAMGSPTQHWDRIILHTVSQRLSNRLIEAWEVEVGSSGDYPTFDKFQDFLTGRARAMESIEKRSITKAPHSTTTAPARRSPPPSPKMSRSTIRTHKVSTQPAQKPQSTQTAQKPQSTQPKLSYPCSMCGANHYIASCGSFKMLTLQARRDLVEKEYLCYNCLGRHPVRDCRSELNCQLCGSHHHSLLHPPTAETATRPAPAQKQEDSAPRHPVPVTHYYYEHGTIKNTKNAVKSSAHNTTTTQDLRPGVLLATSRAFLLRPGQTPHQIRLLLDPGSEVSLITNHLVRQLRLTRQRTSLNISGIGETASGPVLGKVPLTIQSTCSLFQIKVEAYILNVLTSLLPTFASEHGQWDHLRGLELSDPEFLTPAPVDVILGADIYGQLILPDIRTAGASSPTAQLTQLGWIVFGPTGGTELTVQANTHLAITNDDLNNLLTKFWVQEEIPESSPASLSDEEAQCEAHVRLTHTRDSSGRYIVRLPLKAPTSSLGDTRSSALACLQRLHRKFSKNESYRQLYTDFLKEYEDLGHMRRVSSQLTGRCMTTEMTLAHETSASGGLRVSEGLQPTEVHGSPEFFFPHHGVLRVDSETTKLRVVFNGSHSSSSGQSLNDLMHTGAKLQKDISDVLLYSRKHRLIFMTDITKMFRQIRVHEDDWPLQQILWTDSTGNISTYQLTTVTYGTRSAPFLAVRVLAQLVEDDGSRYPLAVEPITRGRYVDDICGGADSAQDLIDTANQLTSLCLSGGFPLAKWHSNSSELLDAVSTDRTLQGTRIIDGSLTKILGVSWNPSTDHFNFAVTSPGESSISKRIILSETAQLFDPLGFLAPVVVHAKILLQSLWIEKLGWDEPVPPLTAQRWRQFRQELSQLSHVSIPRWLGLLQDSTVEIHGFSDASQLAMSAVVYLRVFNTHQTPQITLVCSKTKVAPLKRLTIPRLELTAALLLAKLTKYVQEQLNISNASTYLWTDSSVTLTWISHHPSRWKEFVRNRVSLIQELTHQTHWRLIPGKDNPADCASRGLSAAQLVSHKLWWQGPPWLKDSITSWPSHTLEKDLPGDLEEKPGALLLTATHPPALWDLIDKYSSTDRLFRVTAICKRFIARLRRTPASSLYYPLTHDDINEARSFWIKVTQAAYLKAELRTISRGEQFTKSHPLTKLTPFIDHQGILRVGGRLRHAHLDLESKNQVILSKDSTLAQLLIAQAHLKTFHGGTQLTLRQLRSRYWVLGGRAPARSFILKCVTCTRYRGIRAQQLMGQLPPSRLTPGRAFLNTGVDYAGPVALRSWKGRGHKSYKGWLAIFVCMATSAVHLEVVSDYSAEGFIAAYRRFVSRRGIARALFSDCGTTFVAADKELQKMFSAGSTQSRQLAQLLLNDGTHWSFNPPSAPHFGGKWEAAVKSVKFHLTRAIGNDLLTFEERTTLLTQIEAVLNSRPLEPLTDDLEDLSALTPGHFLIGQAPTTLPEPALDDSNLARLTRWQLIQSKLQGFWKHWSTGYLQRLQATHKWHHANHQIQVGSLVLLTDERFPPTKWPLARVIALHPGQDGLTRIVTIRTSQATLTRPIAKLVTLPIMPTSQTQESAAPRTVHRQPRRPYNPDQPAMSSARVTTTRPTGTYNPQGSNSVALINLSLLILFFDCCRSAREFNQATPVADSSGRMLEIQLNAGLPSPAPPELMTARPLAKTTRCCQGVNWHFCLSEEPLSGRIDPGNTPFNQSEGSRVNQSRSFSTVTSPKIALSPFGLRCDNKYHIVLSSTYNETQTCFNSRFYKSRVSPYYLTQRNHNACDSWCPQPAQFLTPHLSPPPAPLNHPTGTNQIPHPTQYNESYINQLLHLQDTMFQLATKSYYFYK; this is translated from the exons ATGTTGAGTGTA CTAAACGCTGGCCTCCCATCCCCCGCACCCCCCGAACTGATGACCGCTCGACCCCTGGCCAAAACAACCCGCTGTTGCCAGGGGGTCAATTGGCATTTTTGCCTATGCGAGGAGCCACTTTCCGGACGGATTGACCCCGGAAACACGCCCTTCAACCAATCAGAGGGGTCACGTGTCAATCAATCTAGATCCTTCTCGACCGTGACCTCTCCGAAAATCGCTCTCTCACCGTTTGGACTCCGTTGCGACAACAAGTACCATATAGTGCTCTCGTCAACCTACAACGAAACCCAAACGTGTTTCAACTCTCGATTCTACAAATCGCGAGTATCTccatattatt tGACTCAAAGAAATCATAACGCGTGTGACTCTTGGTGCCCACAACCAGCTCAATTCCTCACCCCTCACCTCTCACCGCCACCAGCCCCCCTCAATCGCCCAACTGGCACAAACCAGATCCCTCATCCAACattttggtccttcgagccggatcgtGTAAGTGAAGTGAAAAATAGTGGTGGGTTTTTGTGTGGCACGTGCCGAACACGTGGTAAAATTCACGGTCAAGGTACCGGCAAGGGTACTCAACTCAAGCGACGCTCGAAGCTTCGAGAAGCGTGCTCCTCGACGCAACGGTGCTCAACGCGCACCGCGCCACTCTACATCAGGACCCTGCCTTACCGACGCGCG ATGGCGCTACCGGAGACCACCATCTCACTCAACCGGGAGCGGGGCTCATGGATGGCGCGCCTTCATGAAGAGCTTCTCGACGATGATGTAGGGAACATCACCGTCAATAATCTCCAGTCTAAATTAGATATGCTGGAGAGTTATTGGGCGAAATTCGAGACTACTCACGAGAAGTTGGTCTCAGCCAGTGCCAAGATGGAAGGTGCCATGGATCTTCCATATTTTAAAGACAACGTCTTCAAGTCGGCGATCACTCATTACCATGAGGCCAGGGGGTTGCTCACCCAGCTCATCGATCAGAAGGATGGCCCATCGACCTCTCGACGCTCCATGGCAGCTGGGACATCTCAAGGTAATCAAAGTAAGAGGTATTTACCAGGTATCTCACTCCCCAACTTCACGGGGAGATACTCGGAGTGGACATCGTTCCGGGACCTCTTCAATTCACTGGTCAGCTCAAACGCAGAGCTCTCCAACGTGGAGAGAATGCATTATCTCCGTACCAGCCTCAAACACGAGCCTTCCCGAATTATCTCCAATTTGAAGATCGACGACGAGTCATTCAGCACGGCCTGGGATATTCTCATCAAAAGGTACGAGAATAAGAGACTGCTTACCTCTGCTCACCTCGAGCAGTTGCTCAATCCTCCACACATGACAGCTCACACATCGCAGCAGTTGAATGCACTCCTAACCACAGTGACAGAGTCACTAGCCGCTCTGCAGGCGATGGGATCGCCTACTCAGCACTGGGATCGGATAATACTCCACACCGTATCACAGAGGCTGAGTAACAGACTCATCGAAGCCTGGGAGGTGGAGGTCGGGTCCTCAGGCGACTATCCCACCTTCGACAAGTTCCAGGACTTCCTCACTGGACGAGCTCGAGCCATGGAAAGTatcgagaagagatcgatcACCAAGGCTCCACATTCTACAACGACTGCTCCAGCCAGAAGATCCCCACCTCCATCGCCAAAAATGAGCCGCTCAACAATCAGGACACACAAGGTGTCCACTCAGCCAGCTCAGAAACCTCAGTCAACTCAGACAGCTCAGAAGCCTCAGTCAACTCAGCCCAAGCTCTCATACCCCTGCTCCATGTGCGGAGCTAACCATTACATCGCTTCTTGTGGCAGTTTCAAGATGCTCACTCTCCAAGCTCGCAGGGATCTCGTTGAAAAGGAGTACCTCTGCTACAACTGCCTGGGACGACATCCAGTGAGGGATTGTCGTTCCGAACTCAACTGCCAACTCTGTGGCAGTCACCATCACTCGCTGCTGCATCCGCCAACAGCTGAGACAGCTACTCGTCCTGCTCCAGCCCAAAAACAAGAAGACTCAGCTCCTCGACACCCCGTCCCAGTAACTCATTACTATTACGAGCACGGGACCATCAAGAACACCAAG AATGCCGTCAAGAGCTCCGCTCACAACACAACGACAACTCAGGATCTTCGGCCAGGAGTACTCTTGGCTACCAGCCGAGCATTCCTGCTACGGCCAGGCCAGACACCTCATCAGATTCGCCTGCTCCTCGATCCTGGCTCCGAAGTCTCACTCATCACCAATCATCTCGTCCGTCAGCTCCGGTTGACGAGGCAAAGGACATCACTCAACATCTCCGGCATAGGGGAGACGGCATCTGGGCCAGTCCTAGGTAAAGTACCACTCACCATACAGTCCACTTGCTCTCTGTTTCAGATCAAAGTTGAGGCTTACATCCTCAACGTACTCACGTCATTGCTACCGACGTTTGCATCGGAACATGGCCAATGGGACCACCTCAGGGGTTTAGAACTCTCTGATCCAGAATTCCTCACCCCAGCGCCCGTTGACGTGATCCTCGGTGCTGATATCTATGGGCAACTGATCCTTCCAGACATCCGCACAGCTGGGGCTAGCTCACCGACCGCTCAGCTTACTCAACTCGGCTGGATAGTTTTCGGACCAACTGGTGGAACCGAACTAACGGTCCAGGCCAACACTCACTTGGCGATCACCAACGATGACCTCAATAATCTCCTCACCAAGTTTTGGGTTCAGGAAGAAATCCCTGAATCATCTCCAGCTTCACTCTCGGATGAAGAAGCTCAGTGTGAAGCTCATGTTCGTCTGACTCACACAAGGGACTCATCAGGACGCTACATCGTGCGGCTACCTCTGAAGGCTCCAACATCATCGCTTGGAGACACTCGATCATCTGCTCTAGCCTGCCTACAACGACTCCATCGGAAGTTCTCCAAGAACGAGTCCTATAGACAACTCTACACGGACTTCCTGAAAGAATACGAGGATCTCGGCCACATGCGCCGAGTCTCAAGCCAGCTCACGGGACGTTGCATGACCACCGAGATGACCTTAGCACATGAAACTTCGGCTTCAGGAGGGTTGAGGGTCTCGGAGGGTCTTCAACCGACCGAAGTCCACGGCTCACCGGAATTCTTTTTTCCACACCATGGAGTGCTCAGAGTAGACAGCGAAACCACCAAACTCAGAGTGGTTTTCAACGGCTCACATAGCTCCAGCTCAGGTCAATCATTGAACGACCTCATGCACACAGGAGCCAAGCTGCAAAAGGACATCTCTGACGTGCTGCTCTATTCTCGCAAGCACAGACTCATATTTATGACTGACATCACCAAGATGTTCCGTCAAATACGTGTACATGAAGACGACTGGCCACTCCAGCAAATACTCTGGACAGACTCAACTGGCAACATCTCCACGTACCAGCTCACCACAGTAACGTATGGAACTCGCTCAGCTCCCTTCCTCGCTGTGCGTGTCCTCGCACAACTCGTCGAGGATGACGGATCGAGATACCCCCTCGCAGTAGAGCCAATTACCAGAGGAAGATACGTGGACGACATATGCGGTGGTGCTGACTCCGCACAGGATCTCATTGACACGGCTAACCAACTCACTAGCCTCTGTCTGTCAGGAGGATTTCCACTAGCCAAGTGGCACTCCAACAGCTCCGAGTTACTCGACGCTGTCTCTACTGATCGTACTCTTCAAGGCACTCGCATCATAGATGGCTCACTCACCAAGATCCTGGGGGTCTCCTGGAATCCAAGTACTGACCACTTCAACTTCGCAGTAACTTCACCAGGGGAGAGTTCCATCTCCAAGAGGATCATCCTATCCGAGACGGCTCAGCTGTTCGACCCACTTGGGTTCTTAGCTCCGGTGGTAGTCCATGCCAAAATCCTCCTCCAATCGCTTTGGATCGAGAAACTGGGATGGGACGAACCCGTCCCCCCACTAACGGCTCAACGCTGGCGACAGTTCAGACAGGAACTTAGCCAGCTCTCACATGTCTCCATACCACGATGGCTTGGACTACTTCAGGACTCAACCGTGGAGATCCACGGCTTCTCCGACGCTTCCCAGTTGGCCATGTCAGCCGTGGTGTACCTGAGGGTGTTCAACACACATCAAACACCTCAGATCACCCTCGTCTGCTCCAAAACCAAGGTAGCACCACTCAAGCGACTGACAATACCGCGACTGGAACTTACCGCAGCGCTGCTACTTGCCAAACTCACCAAGTACGTCCAGGAGCAACTCAACATCTCCAATGCTTCCACCTACCTCTGGACCGACTCGTCGGTGACGCTTACCTGGATCAGCCATCATCCTTCTAGATGGAAGGAATTCGTTAGAAACCGAGTCTCGCTCATCCAGGAACTCACTCATCAAACACATTGGAGATTGATCCCAGGCAAGGACAACCCAGCAGACTGCGCATCAAGAGGACTATCAGCTGCTCAGCTGGTATCTCACAAGCTCTGGTGGCAAGGACCACCATGGCTTAAGGACTCTATTACGTCATGGCCCTCACACACTCTCGAAAAGGATCTTCCAGGAGACCTGGAAGAAAAACCTGGAGCCCTGCTTCTCACCGCTACTCATCCGCCAGCTCTTTGGGATCTCATTGATAAATACTCATCAACAGATCGCCTGTTCAGAGTTACAGCGATCTGCAAGCGGTTCATCGCAAGACTCAGGAGGACTCCAGCATCATCGCTCTACTACCCACTCACCCATGACGACATTAATGAGGCTAGATCCTTCTGGATCAAGGTCACTCAGGCAGCGTACCTCAAAGCTGAGCTCCGGACAATCTCACGTGGTGAGCAATTTACCAAATCTCATCCGCTCACCAAGCTCACTCCCTTTATCGATCACCAGGGGATACTACGTGTTGGAGGGAGGCTTCGACACGCTCATCTGGACCTTGAGAGCAAGAATCAAGTCATCTTGTCCAAGGACTCCACCCTGGCTCAACTATTGATAGCACAAGCTCACCTCAAGACGTTCCACGGAGGGACGCAACTCACCCTCAGACAACTCCGGAGCAGGTACTGGGTCCTCGGAGGCCGAGCACCCGCACGCTCATTTATCCTCAAGTGCGTCACCTGCACCAGATACCGTGGAATTCGAGCTCAACAACTCATGGGCCAGCTACCACCATCCAGACTCACTCCTGGCCGCGCATTCCTCAACACTGGTGTTGACTATGCCGGCCCAGTAGCTCTGCGATCCTGGAAAGGCCGGGGTCATAAGTCATACAAGGGCTGGTTGGCCATCTTCGTCTGCATGGCCACATCAGCAGTTCACCTGGAGGTGGTCTCAGACTACTCAGCGGAAGGATTTATCGCCGCATATCGACGCTTCGTCAGCCGTCGCGGAATAGCTCGGGCCCTCTTCAGCGACTGCGGAACTACCTTCGTTGCCGCTGATAAGGAACTCCAGAAAATGTTCTCGGCGGGATCCACGCAGTCAAGGCAACTAGCTCAGCTGCTGCTCAACGACGGAACTCATTGGTCATTCAATCCTCCGAGTGCACCTCACTTCGGAGGAAAATGGGAGGCCGCCGTAAAGTCGGTAAAATTCCATCTGACCCGAGCCATTGGGAATGACCTCCTCACCTTCGAGGAACGCACCACACTGCTTACCCAAATCGAAGCAGTCCTCAACTCGAGACCTCTGGAACCCCTCACCGATGATCTGGAAGACCTCTCAGCGTTGACTCCAGGACATTTCCTCATAGGACAGGCTCCAACGACTCTACCAGAACCAGCTCTAGACGACTCCAATCTCGCCAGGCTCACTCGATGGCAGCTCATTCAGAGCAAACTACAAGGGTTCTGGAAGCATTGGTCCACTGGATACCTTCAACGACTCCAAGCTACCCACAAGTGGCACCACGCCAACCATCAAATTCAAGTGGGCTCATTGGTACTCCTCACTGACGAGAGGTTCCCCCCCACCAAGTGGCCTCTTGCTCGTGTCATAGCCCTTCATCCAGGACAAGATGGACTCACCAGGATCGTGACCATCAGGACTTCTCAGGCAACGCTCACGAGACCAATCGCCAAGCTGGTCACTCTACCCATCATGCCAACCTCACAGACTCAGGAATCAGCGGCCCCTCGGACCGTGCATCGTCAACCGCGACGGCCCTACAACCCAGACCAACCGGCGATGTCCAGTGCGAGGGTGACGACAACTCGACCAACAGGGACTTACAACCCCCAAGGAAGCA ACTCGGTAGCTCTTATCAATCTCAGTCTCCTCATATTGTTTTTTGACTGTTGCAGATCAGCCAGAGAATTTAATCAGGCAACACCAGTTGCTGATTCGTCGGGGAGAATGTTGGAAATCCAGCTAAACGCTGGCCTCCCATCCCCCGCACCCCCCGAACTCATGACCGCTCGACCGCTGGCCAAAACAACCCGCTGTTGCCAGGGGGTCAATTGGCATTTTTGCCTATCCGAGGAGCCACTTTCCGGACGGATTGACCCCGGAAACACGCCCTTCAACCAATCAGAGGGGTCACGTGTCAATCAATCTAGATCCTTCTCGACCGTGACCTCTCCGAAAATCGCTCTCTCACCGTTTGGACTCCGTTGCGACAACAAGTACCATATAGTGCTCTCGTCAACCTACAACGAAACCCAAACGTGTTTCAACTCTCGATTCTACAAATCGCGAGTATCTccatattatt tGACTCAAAGAAATCATAACGCGTGTGACTCTTGGTGCCCACAACCGGCTCAATTCCTCACCCCTCACCTCTCACCACCACCAGCCCCCCTCAATCACCCAACTGGCACAAACCAGATCCCTCATCCAACACAATACAATGAAAGTTACATAAATCAACTGCTTCATCTGCAGGACACCATGTTTCAGTTAGCAACAAAAAGTTACTATTTCTACAAATAG
- the LOC135164553 gene encoding uncharacterized protein LOC135164553, whose translation MGAAVYIRVDNHQSEPSVILVSAKTKVAPLKKMTIPRLELTAAVILTNLVIYIRKMLEKENLQLFLWSDSTVALTWINGHPSRWKDFVQNRVIKIQNSLPAAEWKHIRGVENPADSVVEWSIMAEIINGKLAIIIININRIYGRSSTGGKASVCTSGGTESGETSRFLGEVLYTRQVGQDLGESPESHQQHERGASPKRIRSLARRTGGDQNLLDNYTQQESFGQLINRLINGQDIATNHPMARLIPYLDENQTIRLGGRLKRSNLQPEARNPSILPRQSRLTSLVIEEAHRKTLHGGVQATLAHIRHKYWIIGGRHPVKSHIRKCVICARHRAIRGQQLMGQLPPRRITSARPFHHAGVDYAGPIKISRWRGSGARQYHGYIAVFVCLATSAIHLELLTDLTSQAFIETYKRFTGRRGLCATLSSDNAKTFMGANNELGKLLDESRKEIHHIINELASNGTKWIFIPPQSPHMGGKWEAAVKSVKFHLKRLTGNLVLTYEELNTLIIQIEAQLNSRPRCALSDDPEDCRALTLGHFIIGEPINAVPEPSLINQKMEGLTRWKMIARIAQQFWDRWSRECMHHYQTIYKWKRSTDDIKVGTLVLIIDERYPSTKWPLGRVSRVHPSDDNLTRVVDITTGAGGANTYTRHINKVVPLPISTEEEDQQEDHSSSSDDEGGRNV comes from the exons ATGGGTGCCGCAGTATACATCAGAGTGGACAATCATCAGTCTGAGCCATCAGTCATCTTGGTGAGTGCAAAAACCAAGGTCGCACCACTTAAGAAAATGACAATTCCTCGCTTGGAATTGACAGCTGCTGTCATCTTAACCAATCTGGTCATCTACATCAGGAAGATGCTGGAGAAAGAGAATCTACAACTCTTTCTTTGGTCTGATTCCACGGTGGCGCTCACATGGATCAATGGACACCCATCAAGGTGGAAGGATTTTGTTCAGAATCGAGTGATCAAAATCCAGAACTCATTACCAGCAGCTGAATGGAAACATATCAGGGGAGTCGAGAACCCAGCAGACT CTGTGGTGGAATGGTCCATCATGGCTGAAATCATCAATGGAAAACtggccatcatcatcatcaacatcaaTCGAATCTACGGCAGAAGCAGCACTGGAGGAAAAGCCAGTGTCTGCACATCCGGTGGCACTGAATCTGGAGAGACCTCAAGATTTCTTGGAGAGGTACTCTACACTCGACAGGTTGGTCAGGATCTCGGCGAGAGTCCTGAGAGTCATCAACAACATGAGAGGGGAGCCAGTCCCAAGAGAATTAGATCTCTTGCCAGAAGAACTGGAGGAGACCAGAATCTTTTGGATAACTATACACAACAGGAGAGTTTTGGACAACTCATCAATCGCCTGATCAATGGACAAGACATCGCAACTAATCATCCAATGGCACGGCTGATTCCTTATCTGGACGAGAATCAGACCATTCGCCTAGGCGGGCGGCTGAAACGATCAAATCTTCAGCCAGAAGCCAGGAACCCATCAATTCTACCAAGACAATCAAGGCTCACATCACTGGTCATCGAGGAGGCTCATCGGAAAACTCTTCATGGAGGAGTACAGGCGACGTTGGCACACATCAGACACAAATATTGGATCATCGGGGGTCGTCATcctgtaaaatcgcatattcgCAAGTGCGTCATCTGCGCACGACATCGAGCCATCAGGGGACAGCAGCTTATGGGACAGCTGCCTCCAAGAAGAATCACATCAGCACGGCCATTCCATCACGCAGGGGTGGACTACGCAGGTCCTATCAAAATCAGCAGATGGAGAGGATCAGGAGCTCGACAATATCATGGGTACATTGCAGTTTTTGTGTGTCTTGCCACATCAGCAATTCACCTTGAACTACTCACAGATTTAACATCACAGGCATTCATCGAGACATACAAACGATTCACTGGAAGGAGAGGTCTCTGTGCTACACTTAGCAGTGATAATGCTAAGACATTCATGGGAGCAAACAATGAGCTGGGCAAGCTTTTAGACGAATCAAGGAAGGAAATTCATCACATCATCAACGAACTGGCATCAAACGGCACAAAATGGATCTTCATCCCACCGCAATCACCCCACATGGGTGGGAAATGGGAAGCTGCGGTGAAATCTGTGAAATTTCATCTAAAAAGGCTCACAGGGAATTTGGTACTCACGTACGAGGAACTCAATACACTCATCATCCAAATCGAGGCGCAACTTAACTCTAGGCCTCGCTGCGCTCTATCAGACGATCCTGAAGACTGCAGAGCCCTCACACTTGGACACTTCATCATTGGGGAACCCATCAACGCAGTTCCAGAGCCATCACTCATCAATCAGAAAATGGAAGGTCTCACAAGGTGGAAAATGATCGCAAGGATCGCtcagcaattctgggacaggtGGTCAAGGGAGTGTATGCATCATTATCAAACCATCTACAAATGGAAACGATCAACGGATGATATCAAGGTCGGAACACTAGTCCTCATCATTGACGAGAGGTATCCATCAACAAAGTGGCCTCTAGGACGAGTATCAAGGGTTCATCCAAGTGATGACAATCTCACAAGGGTGGTAGACATCACCACTGGGGCAGGAGGTGCAAATACCTACACCAGACACATCAACAAGGTGGTTCCGTTACCAATCAGCACCGAGGAGGAAGACCAACAAGAGGATCATTCATCATCATCCGACGATGAAGGCGGGCGGAATGTATAA
- the LOC135164323 gene encoding uncharacterized protein LOC135164323, translating to MLDQDLDVFNQVNYIDKEKDLTKIQAREKRLKLAEKKNADFIAREKCREPAKEKQKRFRARESEKNRSKDYTSKDIIPETMMELDSSIEIIPSTPSVISLMLERKGEYAQHGLFNPAASTPTKPRKTIEEIKAVVVALGVNLEQRNREGDYEVRCTQPQRPKELNQIAMQLDQNDNDDDEGLALQSLDFIPLYPSNRSA from the exons ATGTTAGATCAAGATCTTGATgtgttcaatcaagtgaaTTATATTGATAAGGAAAAGGATCTGACaaaaatacaggctcgcgaaaaacgtttaaagctcgcggaaaaaaagaatgCTGACTTTATCGCCCGCGAAAAATGCCGCGAACCagctaaggaaaaacaaaaacgatttagagctcgcgaatccgaaaaaaatcgatccaaggacTACACATCGAAAGATATCATCCCTGAGaccatgatggaattggattcatcgatcgagatcattcccagcactccatcagTTATTAGTTTAATGCTAGAACGCAAGGGTGAATATGCGCAGCATGGACTATTCAATCCCGCGGCCTCAACCcctacaa aaccgcgaaaaactattgAAGAAATCAAGGCCGTTGTAGTCGCGTTGGGCGTgaatctagaacaaaggaatcgcgaggGCGATTACGAAGTGCGATGCACTCAACCGCAGCGCCCAAAAGAGCTTaatcaaattgcgatgcaattggatcaGAACgacaatgatgatgatgaaggattggccCTCCAGAGTCTTGATTTTATCCCGTTATACCCCAGTAACCGTTCGgcttaa